gtgtgtacggcccagtacatcaccgaggCCAAGcttccaggcggtgtcagaggaaggaccccacccctacgctgctgctactctctgttatcatatatgcatagtcactttaataaccctacccacatgtacatatttacctcaactacctcgacaccggtgcccccgcccgttgacacattgactctgaaccggtaccccctgtatatagcccgctattgttatttactgctgctctttaatttatttatttttcttatctcttactttttttgggggggtgtgggtgttttcttaaaactgcattgttggttaagggcttgtcagtaagcatttcactgtaaggtctacctacacctgttgtattcggtgcatgtgacaacatttgatttgatttgaaaggacCCAAATACAGGCCAATTCTTGATGAGTACCTACTTCAGAGTGAAAACAAACTTAGACTGGGGCGAAAATgtacgttccaacaggacaatggccccaagcatataGCCAAAGCAATGCTGCAATGGTTTcggaacaagaatgtgaaagtccttgagtggcccagcaaaaGCCTAAACTTCAATCTCATTGAAAATCTGTTGAAAGGcttaaagattgctgttcaccgccaCTCTCCATCCAATTGAAccgagcttgagaaaatctgcaaggaagaatgggagaacaaAATTAAaacaaatccagatgtgcaaaactGGTACAGACATACcaaagatgactcaaagctgtaatctctgcaaaaggtgcttctacaaagaattgactcaggggtgtgattatttatgtaaataagatatttctatatttaattttcaataaattagcaaaaatgtctaaacatgtaTTCATTTTGCCactatgaggtattgtgtataaatgggtaacacaacaaaatgtggaataagtcgaggggtatgactactttctgaaggcactgcatatgGTCAGTTTAACAGTGGTGAGAGAGCACATAAGGAGAAATGATGGTGCTGAGAAAGAACACTGTTTTGGTGCAAACACTGATCGTCTCCTCATCACCATGGAAATAGAATTAGAATTGGACATGGATTCAATTTCTATGCTCATCACCTGGTACGATCAACCTGTCAGGTGAAAACAGAGTTCAGAGACCGCCGGGTGATTTCTTTTTGACTGGATGGTcaggggctggaacataattacaaatatgaAAAATACTAAAGGCTGATCCGGGAGGaccatgtacactgaacaaaaatataaacgcaacatgtaaagtgttggtcccatgtttcacgagctgcaataaaagatcccagaaatgttccatacgcacaaaaagcttatttctctaaaatgctgtgcacaaatttgttttcacATTGTTGTGCACattgtttacatccctgctattgagcatttctcctttgccatccACTTggcaggtgtggaatatcaagaagctgattataacagcatgatcattacacaggtgcactttgtgctggggacaataaaaggccactaaaatgtgcagttttgtcacagaagacaatgccacagatgtctcaagatttgagggaatgtgcaattggcatgctgactgtaggaatgtccactagagctgttgccagataattttatgttaagttctctaccataagccgcctccaatgtcgttttagagaatttggcagtacgcccaaccggcctcacaagcgCAGACCATGtttatggcgtcgtgtgggcgagcggtttgctgatgtcaaagttaTGAACgttgtgccccatggtggcagtggagttatggtatgggcaggcataagctatagacaacgaacacaattacattttatcgatggatatttgaatgcacagagataccttgacgagatcctgaggcccgttgtcgtgccatttatccaccaccaccgccatcacctcatgtttcatgtTCCATGTCGAAAGAATTTGTACacatttcctggaagctgaaaatgtccctgttcttccatgacctgaatactcaccagacatgtcacccattgagccagTTTGGGCTCTGGGTCGAcctgtacgacagcgtgttccagttcccgccaatatttggcaacttcgcacagtcattgaagaggagtggccaCAGGCCACAAGTGCAAGGCCTGATCAACTTTATGTGAAGATGAGTCATgctgtatgaggcaaatggtcacacttgatactgactggttttctgatccatgcccctacttttCATTTGaaggtatctgtattcccagtcatgtggaatccatagattagggcctaattcatttatttcaattgactaatttccatATATGACCTGTACCTCAGTAAaaatgttgaaattgttgcatgttgcatttatatttttgttcagtatagaacagGCAGTAATGAGAGCTCTTAGGTGTTAATGGATAGGGTTCAGCCACCACAGGTCTGTCCGGCAAGACCAGGTCTTGAAAATGTTGTGAAACATCgcagcacaattgaaaaatatatggcagaCGGAAACCAAACAAGGGTGGGTGGTCTatagtgataggtgggatgggtctTGATGTATTCAGAACAGATTTATTCAGATGATGTGTTCACCACAACAAACTCCTTGAGTACTGACTGCTCACAGAAAGTGAGAGTGTAAAAGTGGTTCTATGGAAAGATAGGAGAAAACAATAACCATGAGTATAGGCTTACAAACAATATACAGGCCCGGTAGATAGTGAGGGCATACATGCTAGTAACTAGAATACATATGACATACACAAATAATGCAACAATATCTAATTTCCCTGTCGGACAAGGATTTGCCCTACTTTCAAGAATCCCTGATCTAATCTCTACACATTTTGCTGAGACAAAGAAAGtgttgcagttttacagctaatttcctgtaaataaatgtttttatcatGGTTTATGACGTTTTCATATGCTATATGGTGGCTAAATGTCACCATCGTGCGTGAAATATACAGACATACAACAAATAAGAGCAATGTGGCgatattttatttattgatttGTATTAGGGAACGAAATAATCGAATGGATTTTGGAGACCGATGCACGTGATGAAAGCTGTCAATCAAAATAAGTTTGGCGAGGAGTCCTGATTGTGACGTAAACTGCGACCCCCATTCTATTTCTAGGGTTCCATAGACGCAACATTCTAAACGCGCTGGAAATTCCAGTGTTTTCCACACACTGGCTCATTAGCAAAGTTACATTTTCTGCTGCTACATCTGAGTTTAAAGATTGCAATAATTACTGTATGAATTGGCTAACAAGACTCGGGTAAGTAGAAGGCAACATTTGATTCAAAAAGCACGGTTTTAGTCGGGGTTATTCGACGTGTCATCTATGCTGATTTAAACTAAAAAATGCGAGAAAAGTTTCCACGATGAATACTCAATCAGAAGAGAAATTGGTAAAAACTTGCTGTACGACTCAATGTTTGCCACAGGTTGACACTTGTCCAGTTTTGTGCTTTAAGTAAGATGACGTTGCCCATGACAACACTGACCAAAGGTGGGTTTAGTTTAGGCCTGGCATTTGAAATCAATCTCTCTTTATTTTTCTCACAGTCATGTCTAGAAGAAGTGCAAGGCTTCTTAATGGAGGGTACTATGACCAGTCCTCTGACGATGAATCCTCTGGCTCCATTGTCTCCTACAAGGAAAGCCCTGTGCCtaggtgtgtgagtgagagagtatcACAGTGTGTGCTATGATGCTTAGTGCACTTAACTGTgtgtatcaaatcaaaatgtatgtgtgtctgtctctctcagggtaTTCAACAAGAGGAAAATGAGAACTGGGGGCCATAAGGGAATCCAAAATCCAAATCGGCCAATCAACGGCGATGAATTAATTGGTATTGCTCACATCACTTCCTGCCTGCGCTAGGGGTTGTCCAGATTGATAAACCCTATCTAGTCCCTTgttctgtcttgccaactccatgACAACGATCATATGAGTTGTGACAGCACAGGATTAAGTCCCTAGTCCCTAGCCTGGGTTAGACACTTTTGTAGATTGGAAATACTATGCAATAATATGCTATGTATTCCTAAAGTTCTACCTCGCTCACCCTCTCCAtcttgttctctccctccctccctcttcccctctgtcaGGCATGGTGCCAACTGTGAGGGCTGTCCAGAGAAGGCAGACCTTCCTGTCTCCTGCTGTGGTCCCTGTTCCTGTGACCCCCGCTACCTCTGTGGCCCTGCAGCCCAGCATGAGCTCCTCCAGCATTGGCTTCACCAGAATTGACAGCTCAGGCTACTGCTCTGATTCTGAGGAGCCACTGAGGGCTAAGCCATGCTCCAGCGGGATAGGCACTAGGGCCAGCGCTAGCTGCAGTGAGTTCAGTGTGTCTATGAGAGACAACATTAGCTTGGCATTTGCATGTCTCTATATGCTTGTAAAAATAAGAAGAGAAAAAAAGCCTTGTTTGTTATCATTAGCTTAGCATCAGTGTGTCTCCAATATTACATTTACTGTAAGGGCTTTTTTAATTTAAGTGTGTCTGCTTGTAGTTTGTTAGCATTAGCTAATCTCATGTCTTGTGGCTGGCTTGTGTGCATTAGCTTAGCGTTAGCTCGTTATTTTGCTTTTGCCTTGTTTGTTAGCATTAGCATTATCTTTGGCACTGTGTCCCTGTAGGCTGGTCATGTTTCCCGAATGGTTTCCCATCCTGGTTTGTCATCTTCCTCCTGCCTGTTCTCCTGACCTTCCGTGAGTGTGACGTCACattaaaatcaaattaaatcacattttattggtcacatacacatggttagcagatgttattgggagtgtagtgaaatgcttgtgcttctagttctggcagtgcagtaatatctatcaagtaatctaactattccacaacaactacctaatacacacaaatctaaggggatggattaagaatatatacaaatatatggaTGTGCGATGACCAAGCGGCATAGGCATGATGTtataaaaatacagtatatacatatgggatgagtaatgcaagatatgtaaacattattaaagtgactagtgatctatttattaaagtggccaatgatttcaagtctgtatgtaggcagcagcatctctgtgttagtgacaactgtttaacagtctgatggccttgagatagaagctgtttttcagtctctcggtcccagctttgatgcacctgtactgaccatgccttctggatggtagtggggtgaacaggcagttgctcggatggttgttgtccttgatgatctttttggcccaCACATTCATGTTCACACGTCTAAATATCGTCCTATGCACCTGTCCTCTGTGTGACCTGTACCACAATGTCTTCCCTGCAGTATTTGTCTTTCCAATCGTGTTCCCCACCATGAACCTCAACATTCCAATGAACCGCCCGACTCAACCTGACTCTCCACTCGACCTGACTCCAAAGGCTACGGTAGGACCTCTTGTTTTTCTGGTGACGTCTCACATGGCACTCTATACAGTGCCCCACTTATGTGGACTCTGGTCAAAGGAAGTGCGCTACGTAGGGAATAGTGCCATTTGGTACAGACTGTTATCTATGTTTTGATTGGGTGAATGCTGAAAGCTATGCATGGGCAACACTCTTGTTGACTAGTTAAAACTCTTTCTACAGTATGGAAGTCCTATCATGGATTCAGCTCTCAAAAACAAAATGGACACCATCCAGGTACAAAACAGAGCGGGAGGGCTGGGTGGAGAGAATGCACAAAATGTTTGTACATTCATTTACCTGACTTGTGCTTGTCttgcagagagagattgagatccTTAAACAGAAAGCACACCAGCACCAAGGCATTTCCCAGGTGAGAATACTCTACCTATCCCTTTGTAATGACATACCaagattttaaaaaaaagtttaaaacgCAGGTCTGGCGATGTATTTTGTCTGATTCTTTCTTTCGGATGAGAGTGGAAGTACCAGGgattattttctatttttctttgtGTAGTATTGACAGTTTGTCATTTGAGAAGTGGTATCAATAATTGCCCTTCTGGAATGAACAAACGCATTCAATTGAATAAATTGTGTCCACCAGCAGATGGTACAAAGACTGAATATAGACATGAGGGGAGTAAGGAGCGAGATTAACAACGTCAGAGAGAAAGTGAACAGGTGAGTGTGGACCAGTCTTGAAACAACCTATATAGCTCCCAgcccatttacagtgccttgcgaaagtattcgggcccccttgaactttgcgaccttttgccacatttcaggcttcaaacataaagatataaaactgtattttttttgtgaagaatcaacaaccaagtgggacacaatcatgaagtggaacgacatttattggatattttttttttttttaacaaatcaaaaacggaaaaattgggcgtgcaaaattattcaaaaGGCACGCCCAATTgaatggcaaaaggtcgcaaagttcaagggggccaaagactttcgcaaggcactgtaaaaaaaaaaaaaagaaagttatGTTGTCTTCTATTCTAGACGACAAATATCTGATTCTCACAAAgtagaaaatacattttatttttgtgtttcattctattctattgtagtgtctctatttctgtctctgctGCCGGAGAGCGTCTTGCCCAGGACGCTGCAGAGTTCAGCAGCAAGATGTCTGATTTCCAAGAGGAACAATCCATTACCACACAGCTGGTCAGAGCCCTGGAGGACACCAGTGATACGGTAACACGCACGTACACGCAGGCacatgtgcatacacacacacacacacttctcctaaTGTGCGTGATCTCTGTGTTCTCTAGCTGCAGCAACAGGTGACCTTCATTCAAAACCATCCTCCCCCTGCTCCCACACCAGAAAACATACACATGACGCCTGCCTTTAAAGAGGCCATGGAGAAATGGCTGAGTGACCGACTGGCCCAGGTgggttgatttgatttattttctggTAAAATAAGCAGATGTCAACTTTTAAAAACGCATCAtcgtgtgtgattgtgtctcgCAGAATGAGAGATGGGACGTGAAACAGTTGATAAAGGATTGCAGTCGTCCATTGGCGGACCGACTGCCTGACTTTGCCTTGGAGTCTCAAGGtttgtgacatcatcactgtaCTTCAGCATATTCTTTGTATCTGTCACAGAAATATTCacagcacgtgtgtgtgtgtaggtggcagTATTGTAACAAGCAGATGCTCTGAGACGTATCAGACCCGTTCGGCCTGCGTGAGCTTCCTGGGGATTCCCCTGTGGTATCCTGCAGAGACCCCCCGGACTGTCATCCAGGTtagtacctctctctccctctgtgtcatcCAGGAAcctatatctctctttctgaaGTCTGTCGTTGTGACCACCATGTTTTAAATACAGGTTAACCCTTCTCCTATAATTGTCTGCCTGCAGAAGTCTTAACATGatacaaaaatccccatcaaaaccCGTCTGTTTTACCTTGAGACGTTTTTTTTGTATGGgttgtctcaatccaccacatccaccgATATACGGTTTGGCCTACAGAATATTATgatgagactctcatgaacacaaTGGTGTTCTGTTTTGCTCTACGTCCCCCACGAGCATCATGGGACTTGCGCATGTAATcgaaaccacaaatgctgatgctccagatactcaactagtctaaagaaggccagttttattgcttctttcatcagaacaacagttttcagctgtgctaacataattaaagggttttctaatgatcaattagccttttaaaattataaacttggattaactaacacaacgtgccattgtaacacaggagtgatggttgctgataatgggcctatgtagatattcaataacaaaatcagccgtttccagctacaatagtaatttacaacattaacaatgtctgcactgtatttctgataaatttgatatTATTTTCGATGGACAACAAAATTAGCTGATCAAtttttattttaatgaacaaaaaatgtgctttcatcaaggacatttataagtgaccccaaacttttgaatggtagtgtggatgccttcaaattagtggattctgctatttcagccacacgttgctgacaggtgtataaaattgagtacaCAGctgtgcaatctccatagacaaacattggcagtaaaatggacttactgaagagctcagtgactgtcatgggatgccacctttacaacaagtAGTTAAGTCAaaattctgccctgctaaagcttccccggtcaactataagtgttgttattgtgaagtggaaacatctaggagcaacaacggctcaaccgtGAAGTGGTTgcccacacaaactcacagaacgggaccaccagtGCTGAAGCGCGTACCGAGGTccaactgcctctggaagaactgtttgtcaggagcttcatgaaatgggtgaaatggctgagcagccgcacacaagcctaagataccatgcgcaatgccaagcgttggcttgGTGGTGTAAAGTGGTGTAAAACtgaccaccattggactctggcgcAGTGGAAAGGAGTTATTTTAGAGTGATTAATCatgcttcactatctggcagtccgatggcctaatctgggtttggcgggtgCCAGTAGAACACTACCTaccacaatgcatagtgccaactgtgaagtttggtggaggaataatggtctggggcagtttttcgcggttcgggctaggccccttagttccagtgaaggaaaatcttaacgctacagcatacaatgaatgACATTCTAGGCAATTCTGTGCTTCTGACttggtggcaacagtttggggaaggctcttttcACCATGACAATGCCCCGATGCACAAAGCGATATCCATACAGACATTTGTTGATCGATTTGGTGTGGAATagcttgactggtctgcacagaaccctgaccttaaccccatcgaacacctttgggatgaattggaacgctgactgcgagccaggcctaatcgcttaacatccgtgcccgacctcactaatattcttgtggctgaatggaacaaGTCCCTGCAGACATGTACCAActtctagtggaaaaccttcccggaagagtggaggctgttatagcataaaagggggaccaactccatattaatgcccatgatattttttttatgagatgttgatgagcaggtgtccacatacttttggtcatttagtTTAGTGCCTAAAGTAAGGGGTTTAACTACATGTAGAAACATATATTTAATAAAAATTATGTTtgatcttttttttcttctcagatataggacaaacacttcagaacaaacttcctttagattttatttgggggtggggggaaatgtctgttccatgtagtgaatctgttatacaatctatttctatgggctaatatcagtaatgccaaattcaatgtttcatcaaattgttttatgttttgaaaattaaaaatcaaatagctaaatgatccttggtatgacaatcttaaaacaattccatatgtacaaaataaaaaatgtcttgTAACCCTGCACAAGCAGACCTGATTCAGCTGATCATATAACCCTCAATAGGTTGAATGAGGGGTTTGTCCAGggctataatgaaacagtgtactgttgggggtactggaggaccagggttgggggtactggaggaccagggttgggaaatgCTGCTCTAGAGTTAAAGATCGATCATCTTTCATCTCCTCAGGGCCAGCAGGTGCTGCCTGGCAAGTGTTGGCCATTTCCTGGGGCCCAGGGCACTATGACCATTGCCCTGTCTCACCCCATCCACGTGACCCACGTCTCTTTGGAGCACCTCTCCACTGCAGTCTCCCCTAATGGGCGCATCGACAGCGCCCCCAAGGACTTTGCCGTCTACGTGAGTTACCTCTGACCCCAGTGCCTGTATTCACAGTGTCTCTGAGTAGGGGGTGGCTCTTTTCTTCCCtggtcagcactcctactctgagactgtTTCCTTTTTTGTACCACAGAATTTGCACAGGGATGTTTTAGTGCTATGTTGAATACCTTTTAATTGACTCCCTCACACGTCTCTCACATTCTTTCTGTGTAGGGAATGTCTACTGTCGGCGAAGAGGGATCACTGCTCGGAATGTTTACATATGACCAGGCTGGAGATCCCCTACAGACGTTCGAATTGCCTGTGAGTCAAATGCTGACAAACTATTAGAGATACTCATAGTAAAGATGCAGGCTAATGAGACAGGTAGATAATACCTTTTGGGGCTAATGTGTATGCAAAACAATGGGTTGAGTAAGACTTCTCAAAATTAAATATGCTTggacctctctcgctctccccccctccctcagaACCCTACTGCAGTGTATCGGTATGTGGAGCTCCATGTCCTCAGCAACTGGGGTCACCAGGACTACACCTGTGTGTACCGCTTCCGGGTTCACGGCAAGATGTCTTTCTTTTGAGGGCGATCGGCTATCCATCTCAaaccctgtgtttgtgtgtgtccaccTAACCCCAGAATTTTCATTATACTGGAGCATATATTTAGCCTCTAAATAAAATCTCTATTGGGCAGTGTTTGTATGGGTTTGGTCACAGTTCCAACTTGAGTGTAATGATGGTGGCCATATTGTATTCCCAATAGATTTGAATTACACCAGAATAGTTGTAAATGTCATAAGTGTAGTACACAATTCTAAAAGATGTATCTTATTTGCAAAACTCATATTTACAGATGATTAAACCCCCATCAAATGCTATTATGACAGCCATATTGGATTTGGAGAAAACTCCAGGGTGTCCCCCAAGGGCCGGTAACCCTCCATGCCCTGAAATACCCTAAGGAGTCCTTTGACTGAGATAAAAACATCACTTTTCTGTTTCTGCAGCTGGACCCTTTGTTTTCCTTAGCCAATTACAGTAGGGTTTCTAAAACTTGGGGGGGCCTGGTTCCACGTTTTGTTTttctgccctagcactacacagctgattcaaatagtcAACGCTtgttgatgagttggttatttgaatctgctgtgtagtgctagggcaaaaaccaacttcattggctgatccctcctggtgaccctgttggagggatcagccaatattaaagaagaaaattgactacaTCAAAATGGAGATTCCCTCAATGGCTCTGGCCATGCTGTAACAGgtgctataatggcacagatacaaagaggaGTGCCCGATCTCCATGGTTGTGGTCTCCCTACAGCAAGGCTCTATgcaacatggcagtgttgccattgttAATAAAAGTTTTTATTAGAATGCCAAAATAAACATGTCTCCAGCCCAACCATACCACACCCTCAAACAGTAAATATGTGTTTACATTGTACCTTTGATCACATGGTATTTGTGAAGTTCATGCAGTtatccccataatgcaacacactttgaaaggcaATCAAACAATATTTTTTACATGACCATACATTTCATAAATGGGAGACATTAGAGATGTGAAAAAACATTGTGTTTTGTAACTTCTACCTTGGGtaggattaaaaaaaaataaaaaaaattttttaaatgtGGGGGCATTGCCAATAGAGCTCACCAGCTTGTAGTCATAAACTGAAGTTATTTATCTCATGCTCCTTCAGTCATTCCTAAGggggaaagaatagggttttgggataaatgctgaaaataaggtctgaggttaacacaggcttatgAGAGCTTATATGTTTTGTCCTATGAGATATCAGTCAGTTAAAATGAACTTTATGAAGACTTGCCTTTTGTTTATTACATCAATTCAGAAAAAGTGATGTTGGCTGATAATCTTTATCTCaaagaacaaaacgtataagatcttctaagcctgtgtttaccacaggcATTTATCCAAAAACCCTATAAAAactacatttgtatttattatggatccccattagctgccaaggcagcagcagctctaccattttaaaaacattacaatacattcacagatttcacaacacactgtgtgccctcatgcCCCTATTCCACcacgaccacatatctacagtactaaatccatgtgtatgtgtgtgtatactccgtatgttattatgtgtgtgtgtttgcatgtgtttgtgcctatgtttgtgttgcttcacagtccccgctgttccaaattttactgctgcatcagttacttgatgtggaatagagttccatgtagtcatggctctatgtggtactgtgtgcctcccattgtctgttctggacttggggactgtgaagagactgttttgtggggtatgcatgggtgtccgaactgtgtgccagtagttcaaacagacagctcagtgcattcaacatgtcacaAATACAGGTAGTGATGAAATcagtctctcctccactttgagccaggagagattgacatgcatattattaatgttatctCTATGtgtacattcaagggccattcatggcacctgaccacacgactgtaGTGTGTAGTAGTTCAGGTGCAACAATTAGGGCCTGTAGTACCTGCCTttttgatagtgctgttaaaagGGTAGAGCCGTGCTTCATTATGAACAGATTTCTCCCCATCTTatctactgttgtatcaatatgatTTGAACATGACAGTTTGCAATACAGGGTTAcgccaagcagtttagtcacctgaactttctcaatttccacattatttattacaagagttagggtttagtgagtgttttgtcccaaatacaatgcttttagttttagtcctaaatatttcaaacttattccttgccacccattctgaaactaactacagctctttgttaagtgtagcagtcatttcagtcgctgtagtagctgacgtgtatagtgttgagtcatctgcatacatagacgcAATGGCTTTACTCATAGCCAGCGTTATGTCATTagaaaagattgaaaaaagtaaggggcctagactgctgccctggggaattccggATTCTacatggattatgttggagaggcttccattaaagaacaccctctgtcttctgttagacaggtaactctttatccacaatatagcagggggtataaagccataacacatgtgtttttccagcagcagactgtgatcgataatgtcaaaagctgcactgaagtctaacaaaacagcccccacagtctttttatcatcaatttctctcagtcaatcatcagtcatttttgTACATGCTGTGCTTGTTgcatgtccttccctataagagtgctgaaagtctgtttaattaatttactgtaaaatagcattgcatctggtcaaacacattttttaccagaagtttactaagggttggtaacaggctgataggtaaaaaaaatatatctgtcgttctgcccctgaacaacccaCTGTGCCTAGGCtgtaattgaaaataaaaaaatgtttcttaactgacttgcctagttaaataaaggtaaaaaaaagggcgctttactattcttgggta
The DNA window shown above is from Oncorhynchus tshawytscha isolate Ot180627B linkage group LG20, Otsh_v2.0, whole genome shotgun sequence and carries:
- the LOC112220002 gene encoding SUN domain-containing protein 3-like isoform X3 yields the protein MVPTVRAVQRRQTFLSPAVVPVPVTPATSVALQPSMSSSSIGFTRIDSSGYCSDSEEPLRAKPCSSGIGTRASASCSWSCFPNGFPSWFVIFLLPVLLTFLFVFPIVFPTMNLNIPMNRPTQPDSPLDLTPKATYGSPIMDSALKNKMDTIQREIEILKQKAHQHQGISQQMVQRLNIDMRGVRSEINNVREKVNSVSISVSAAGERLAQDAAEFSSKMSDFQEEQSITTQLVRALEDTSDTLQQQVTFIQNHPPPAPTPENIHMTPAFKEAMEKWLSDRLAQNERWDVKQLIKDCSRPLADRLPDFALESQGGSIVTSRCSETYQTRSACVSFLGIPLWYPAETPRTVIQGQQVLPGKCWPFPGAQGTMTIALSHPIHVTHVSLEHLSTAVSPNGRIDSAPKDFAVYGMSTVGEEGSLLGMFTYDQAGDPLQTFELPNPTAVYRYVELHVLSNWGHQDYTCVYRFRVHGKMSFF
- the LOC112220002 gene encoding SUN domain-containing protein 1-like isoform X1; translated protein: MSRRSARLLNGGYYDQSSDDESSGSIVSYKESPVPRVFNKRKMRTGGHKGIQNPNRPINGDELIGMVPTVRAVQRRQTFLSPAVVPVPVTPATSVALQPSMSSSSIGFTRIDSSGYCSDSEEPLRAKPCSSGIGTRASASCSWSCFPNGFPSWFVIFLLPVLLTFLFVFPIVFPTMNLNIPMNRPTQPDSPLDLTPKATYGSPIMDSALKNKMDTIQREIEILKQKAHQHQGISQQMVQRLNIDMRGVRSEINNVREKVNSVSISVSAAGERLAQDAAEFSSKMSDFQEEQSITTQLVRALEDTSDTLQQQVTFIQNHPPPAPTPENIHMTPAFKEAMEKWLSDRLAQNERWDVKQLIKDCSRPLADRLPDFALESQGGSIVTSRCSETYQTRSACVSFLGIPLWYPAETPRTVIQGQQVLPGKCWPFPGAQGTMTIALSHPIHVTHVSLEHLSTAVSPNGRIDSAPKDFAVYGMSTVGEEGSLLGMFTYDQAGDPLQTFELPNPTAVYRYVELHVLSNWGHQDYTCVYRFRVHGKMSFF
- the LOC112220002 gene encoding SUN domain-containing protein 1-like isoform X2, producing the protein MSRRSARLLNGGYYDQSSDDESSGSIVSYKESPVPRVFNKRKMRTGGHKGIQNPNRPINGDELIGMVPTVRAVQRRQTFLSPAVVPVPVTPATSVALQPSMSSSSIGFTRIDSSGYCSDSEEPLRAKPCSSGIGTRASASCSWSCFPNGFPSWFVIFLLPVLLTFLFVFPIVFPTMNLNIPMNRPTQPDSPLDLTPKATYGSPIMDSALKNKMDTIQREIEILKQKAHQHQGISQMVQRLNIDMRGVRSEINNVREKVNSVSISVSAAGERLAQDAAEFSSKMSDFQEEQSITTQLVRALEDTSDTLQQQVTFIQNHPPPAPTPENIHMTPAFKEAMEKWLSDRLAQNERWDVKQLIKDCSRPLADRLPDFALESQGGSIVTSRCSETYQTRSACVSFLGIPLWYPAETPRTVIQGQQVLPGKCWPFPGAQGTMTIALSHPIHVTHVSLEHLSTAVSPNGRIDSAPKDFAVYGMSTVGEEGSLLGMFTYDQAGDPLQTFELPNPTAVYRYVELHVLSNWGHQDYTCVYRFRVHGKMSFF